A window from Sebastes fasciatus isolate fSebFas1 chromosome 22, fSebFas1.pri, whole genome shotgun sequence encodes these proteins:
- the LOC141761046 gene encoding uncharacterized protein LOC141761046 → MRSFTLITALLLCSLSSISGSESQTVEVQSGEEVTLTCNNISSSPTHLEWFRLINRTKPSCISSMYWFDGEARFCVGFQNGFEMSFNNSTVFLKIKRVDLSDSGLYFCGFYVDQHTVIADATHLIVQEEFDVTANLMSLILGALTVSLTIVVVVLAVKVRKLQTAVNEEPQPERNKNLGSDELNYAALSFQAKPKRSRRPAPEREMEPHVVYAATR, encoded by the exons ATGAGGAGCTTCACCTTGATAACAGCTTTACTTCTCTGCAGCCTCA GCTCCATCTCAGGTTCTGAGTCTCAGACTGTGGAGGTTCAGTCTGGTGAAGAAGTCACACTGACGTGCAACAACATTTCCAGCAGTccaactcatctggagtggttCAGACTGATCAACAGAACCAAGCCCAGCTGCATCTCCTCTATGTACTGGTTTGATGGTGAAGCTAGATTCTGTGTTGGATTTCAAAATGGATTTGAAATGAGCTTCAACAACTCCACTGTCTTTCTTAAAATCAAGCGAGTGGATTTATCTGACTCTGGACTGTATTTCTGTGGATTCTACGTAGACCAACATACCGTCATTGCCGATGCAACGCATTTAATCGTTCAAG AGGAGTTTGATGTAACGGCAAACCTAATGAGTTTGATTCTGGGTGCTCTGACTGTTTCCCTCACCATAGTCGTCGTTGTTCTGGCTGTTAAAGTCAGGAAACTTCAGACAG CTGTGAATGAGGAGCCGCAGCCAGAAAGAAACAAG AATCTGGGCTCAGATGAACTGAACTACGCAGCTCTAAGTTTCCAGGCAAAGCCAAAAAGAAGCCGCAGGCCTgcacctgagagagagatggagccaCATGTTGTGTACGCTGCCACCAGATAG
- the LOC141761324 gene encoding uncharacterized protein LOC141761324 has translation MRSFTLITALLLCSLSSVSGSESQTVKVQSGDEVKLTCPNITSGQTQTDWFRVINRTKPSCISSMYGVDGEALYCVGFQNGFEMNSNKSTVFLKIKRVDLSDSGLYFCGFYMKAHTVIADATHLIVQEKFDVTANLMSLILGGLTVSLTIVVVVLAVKVRKLQTAVNEEPQPERNKNLGSDELNYAALSFQAKPKRSRRPAPEREMEPHVVYAATR, from the exons ATGAGGAGCTTCACCTTGATAACAGCTTTACTTCTCTGCAGCCTCA GCTCCGTCTCAGGTTCTGAGTCTCAGACTGTAAAGGTTCAGTCTGGTGATGAAGTCAAACTGACGTGCCCCAACATTACCAGCGGTCAAACTCAGACAGACTGGTTCAGAGTGATCAACAGAACCAAGCCCAGCTGCATCTCCTCTATGTACGGGGTTGATGGTGAAGCTTTGTACTGTGTTGGATTTCAAAATGGATTTGAAATGAACTCCAACAAGTCCACTGTCTTTCTTAAAATCAAGCGAGTGGATTTATCTGACTCTGGACTGTATTTCTGTGGATTCTACATGAAAGCACATACCGTCATTGCCGATGCAACACATTTAATCGTTCAAG AGAAGTTTGATGTAACGGCAAACCTAATGAGTTTGATCCTGGGTGGTCTGACCGTTTCCCTCACCATAGTCGTCGTTGTTCTGGCTGTTAAAGTCAGGAAACTTCAGACAG CTGTGAATGAAGAGCCGCAGCCAGAAAGAAACAAG AATCTGGGCTCAGATGAACTGAACTACGCAGCTCTAAGTTTCCAGGCAAAGCCAAAAAGAAGCCGCAGGCCTgcacctgagagagagatggagccaCATGTTGTGTACGCTGCCACCAGATAG